The stretch of DNA CCTTCACGCCGGCGTCGCCCGCCCGCGCCTCCGCGCAGGCGTCCTCGAAGTCCGCGAAGTCGAAGTACTTGTTCACGCAGTCGTGGCGCACGCGGTCCGTGGCTGTCTCCAGCCCCACCGCCACGTCGGTTTCGAGCCCCTGCTCGGTGAACTCCCGGACCTTCTCGCGGTCGACGAAGTCGGGGAGGGACTCGACGACGATGCGATCCCGATCCGCGAACGTCTCGGCGATCGCCTGCCGAGTCTCGGCGGACACCTCGCGCTCGTCGAGGAACGAGCCGGAGGTGTAGATCTTGATCAGGCCAGACTCCTCGTCGGCCTCCTCGGCCTCGTGATCGAGACAGTGCTGGATCTGGTCCATCAGCGCGTCGTGGCTCACGCTGCCACCCTCGACCGACTCAGCGACGTAGCCACACATCGTACAGCCGCCGGCGCGGGCCCAGCGACAGCCGCCGGTGTTGAGGATGATCGTCAGGCTCTGGTACACCCCGTCGGGGGTGTTGTCCTCGTCGATCCAGACTCGCGTGGGCTCGCGGGGGTCGTAGCTCTGGTCGTTCTCCGCGCGGATGTCGCGCATCACCTGGTTGTGCGCGTCCATCCCCCGCCCGCGTTCGTACACTTCGGGCGTCGGCTCGCTGCTCATGGCTGAACTCCGCCGGGCACGGGGAAAACGGCTTCGACAGGCCGGGACGCTACGAGCCCGCGTCCTCGGGGGGCGACGACGGCCCGAACACCCGCCACGCGGCGACGCCCGCCACTGCGCCGACGGCGTCGGCGACCAGATCGAGCCCGGACACCCCCCGTCCCGGGACGAACCCCTGCAGGAGTTCGACGCCGCCGCCGAACGCGGTCACGACGACCCCGACGGCGAGCATCGCCCGGCCCGTTCGCGAACGCAGCGCGAACAGGCTCGCCGCCGCGAGCACCGCGTAGCCGACGACGTGGAGGAGCTTGTCGACGCCGACGGGGCCGATCGTGCCGCCGCCACCGCCGCCCGGCACGAGCGAAGCGGCGAGGACGACAACCGCGACTGCGATCGGGAGCCAACGACGATCCATAGCCGTGAGTGGATCGGTGGGTCCAAAGCCATTGTGTGCCGTGGTCG from Halolamina sediminis encodes:
- a CDS encoding archaeosine biosynthesis radical SAM protein RaSEA — translated: MSSEPTPEVYERGRGMDAHNQVMRDIRAENDQSYDPREPTRVWIDEDNTPDGVYQSLTIILNTGGCRWARAGGCTMCGYVAESVEGGSVSHDALMDQIQHCLDHEAEEADEESGLIKIYTSGSFLDEREVSAETRQAIAETFADRDRIVVESLPDFVDREKVREFTEQGLETDVAVGLETATDRVRHDCVNKYFDFADFEDACAEARAGDAGVKAYLLMKPPFLSEQEALEDMKSSVRRCGAVEGCHTVSMNPCNVQRYTMVDELFYEGGYRPPWLWSVAEVLRTTTDVDAIVVSDPVGHGSDRGSHNCGECDDRVQRAIKDFDLRQDPSVFEQVECECEFTWELVLEEEQSFNMPLAR
- a CDS encoding VanZ family protein; translation: MDRRWLPIAVAVVVLAASLVPGGGGGGTIGPVGVDKLLHVVGYAVLAAASLFALRSRTGRAMLAVGVVVTAFGGGVELLQGFVPGRGVSGLDLVADAVGAVAGVAAWRVFGPSSPPEDAGS